A portion of the Glycine max cultivar Williams 82 chromosome 10, Glycine_max_v4.0, whole genome shotgun sequence genome contains these proteins:
- the LOC102661708 gene encoding uncharacterized protein: MFGVYLNRKDSYTMKPKGWVSDMVILAAGKIMMEEEKATNGAVTRHMLGPQFVNKLICDLNQSNEDSYKPWCIEDVSLFILPSKLGYDINQCKLIFAPTLFEEHWSCYAFEPSTKLYMC; this comes from the exons ATGTTTGGTGTTTACTTAAACCGGAAGGATAGCTATACAATGAAACCCAAAGGATGGGTCAGTGATATG GTGATTTTAGCTGCTGGAAAGATAATGATGGAAGAGGAGAAAGCAACAAATGGGGCTGTCACTCGCCATATGCTTGGCCCACAATTTGTA AATAAGCTAATATGCGACTTAAATCAATCTAATGAAGATAGCTACAAGCCTTGGTGTATTGAGGATGTATCTCTATTCATCTTGCCGAGTAAACTGGGTTATGATATTAATCAGTGCAAATTG atttttgcaCCAACTTTGTTTGAGGAGCATTGGTCTTGTTATGCATTCGAGCCAAGTACAAAACTTTATATGTGTTAG